The Theobroma cacao cultivar B97-61/B2 chromosome 1, Criollo_cocoa_genome_V2, whole genome shotgun sequence genome contains the following window.
tgctatatttttaaattttttgatgtCACGGGTAAGAGATTCTCCGATGTCACGTGTCGGATTCCACCTAACATACcctaattaataaaacatcTACTACAAATTGAATGTAATCCTATAAGCTGATATGCATTCTTTATACATTAAATAGTACAAACCCTTTTgggtataatattttatttcgtTAAGGTTTCGTTGAGGAAATTTAGACTGCAACTATTCGTTTGCTGTCCATGTGCTTTAGTGGGAAGATACATACACTAATCTACTTATATGGTTAACATAAGCCCAAAAAGCCATACCTGAAGAAGTAGGTTAAGTTTGGAATCTGCAGATGTTCATATAGCTAAAAGGCAAAAGCTTGTGAAAAGAATCCTTTCACTAGAAAACGAACGAGTCTTGGTTTGTAAGGCTGTAAAACCCTATTCCAGGTAAGGGCTGAGGGCTCCcaggaaaggaaaaacagtataaaaaaatcatgggGGGTTGTAGCGATGGGAAACCACTTTCCAATCCATTTGTTATTTGATGGGCAAAAGTTTCCGTGGAAGTGTGAAAGTTTGGACCCTTTTTGGTGCTGCGAACGTGACTCTAGTTCTTTTTGGGATATCACTAACTTTCTTTGTGCTTTTCATTTATGGGAGCAATGAGGAAATATAATAGTAGTACGAGGGATTATTGGTGAGGCCAAATCGAAAGCGTTAATTGGATTAAAAAAGATAAGGTGGAGTTAAATTGTAGTGATATATCAGACATAGGGGCAACTCACCAGCCAGTGCCGTTGTTGCCAAACCACGTCAAGTCGTGGTCCTTTTTGGAGCTGCTGTCCATCAGCACAGCTGTCCTTGCTATTGCATCTGTTGCACTTGTCCTTCGAAGTCCTCTTCTTTCCGACTCAATTGAATACCAAAAACACCACACCCCCGCCATCTCCCCCCCGACTTTAATTCtcatctatttttattttttaacataatgAGAGGGAACTTATAGTTATATTGTGTTTAAGggttatataaataaatgccAACATCACGTGTTAATTAATATGACATGATAAGCTCATTTAAATACAATTAACAAGATTAATTTATCTAAACTATAATGATTCTAAGCTAAACAAGTTCTTTATATTTGACAtctgttttaaaaatttcaccatatttaaaaagtatttttggactttctctttctctcttcacCTCCCCTTTAATTAGGCCATCGCTCTTTTTCCACCGTTTCCCTTTCAACTCATCCCCATTCCAAACGCAAACATTATCAAGTAATGAGAATTCCAGGAGACAAGGGAGGGGTTAGGAAAGGGAGTGGGGGTGGGGGTTGGTAGGAGTTGGAGATGCatctaattaatttaaattgataTCGTAAACAggttaaaatgattttaaacgAGTTAAACGGGTCATATGTTGGTTAAGTAGGTTTAGTTCAtttgaaacataaaattaTCGCGTCTTATACGTATTGATAAGAAATATgataacttcaattttaaacTCGTTTAATTTTGTATTGTTCTCGTGTTATGTTAACATATTGTGTCCAAAATACTCTTTTAATTGTACTATATAATATGGAATATGAAGCCTTCTAAATTTATAGTCAAAACCTTacatttcttaatatttaaGGTTCAGACCACTAAGTCAACTAAAATGCCCTTTTAATTGTAATTGATCTCAAGCTTTGAATTATGTGATTTCGATCATACCCACTCAGCCCAAATTTGTGAACCAGGTCCAACATGAAAAGAAGTAAAGGTTTGGGGCCAATCCCATCAATGTTCAACCCAGATAAGTTTAAGGATTTGGACCGATACTTGAAAACAAAATGGAGACGATAGCCCAAGTAAAGGAAAACGGGGCCATCAAAACAAACTATTATCATAAAATGTATTAATCTCtgtattataatttatatagattaattttttatgatatcaaaatttattaatatcaaTTCAATTGTTAATATCATCGTTAAAATTAAACTGTTAAAGTTATTGATATGATATTTAATCATGTTCACGTGACATCGGGCTGACATTAACagattttgaaatacaaaCATTTGGTTTATACTAATTgtattaaaagaattaaatctaatatttcaataaaatataaaaactaaatataGAATTTGACGGTTTTAGTAATGACATTTTTAAATACAAGGTATTTTCCATAAGTTTGAGAATTTCAAACTCTGAAAAAGATTTTACGAACtagttcaaaaatttttgaacaCTTTCAGCTTAGATATACCCTCAAATTTATGTACCATGTGCGTCCTCTTATTATCTTAATCCGTTAATTAATGGTTTAAACTCGCTTTAATTATTGGCAATCGCATTAATTCTTTTATGACTTTATTGGACAAGATAAATTTCCACGGACTACAGTGCCCTCGGGATTGAACTTCAAATTTTGAGTAACTTTTGACCACTCACGTGTAATAAATGATGCGTGAAAGGGTTTAAATCGTCCttacaaatatttatttgtctcACACGAAGTGACTGATAGACACGTGAGTGTCCCCGCGTTCGCCTTCTACTCAAAATACACTACCTAAAATGCCCTCATATTATACTCCAAAATAAAATAGActgtaataataaaaaagtctATTAATTATGTCtatacaattatttttttattttatctaaagaaatttttatttttttatttatattcataCTTGAGatatcaattaatattttataattgagtACTTTATATTATccaatttgattaaataaaattaaaatattttataaattaagtttaaatagtGTTCGAGTTAGAGTGCATAAATTATAACAGATACTCTATTACGAACATTTAATCCAATGTCGAGTGGAATATAATGTGTTTTATTATGTGATTACATAACCCATTATGCATCGTTTTTATATGATAACGTCAATTACTAcgtaaatagaaaatatggatatattaatttttattaacatTAATAACTATGTGGATATGGATAAGAAAGACAAAGACTTGCTTGATATATAATGGGCATTGGATTCCCTTTTTTTAGGAAAACCATGAGTCTAAAAATTAGCGAAAGAAAAGGGATTTTGAGCAGAGTATCAGATAATGGTGACAAATTATCCAACATTTTGAGGCTAATatagtaattatataaatatttattatttcccTCGCAAATCTTCTATTTCGAAATTTTGATATAGAAAATCAAAAAACACCACCTTTTAAGGAAACTCGATCTAAACCCCCTCCATTCTCTAATCAAACGCGATCTCCGCCGTCCGATTTGGACAGGAGTGACCTCAGCATTAAAGACACAATATGGCCCAGCGCTCTGATAATCCAATCCTAGCCACCCACGTGTGCATGCTGGTAGATGTGCGCGCATCTCGTTTGCCTTcggtttttattttattccttttcataatctccaaaATACCAACTGTTTGTTGAAAAATTTGGCGGGCAATTGAGAGAAATTCAAATAAGGAGCAAAACCCTAGCGGCCCCATCgcttccctctctctctctctcttcacacgcactctctctctctccctaaAACTTCCTCTCCTTATGAAATTTGGcactttcaattttctttttggcttTGTTTTTCACACGGAATATCTGCTAATTTATGGCCGGTGAGTTTATctgtttctttgattttaatttgtttttgttttttttttgagaaggTTCTGATTCATTCTTCGGTTTTTTTACTGCAGGAAGATCAATTGAATACGATTTGGAGATCTTGAATCTATGATCATGTGAGTTTTGTTTATTAGCAATTTTGGCCCGTTTTCTGATttatttaatctcattttgcatctcttatttttcatttttgttgggGTTTTTTTCAgttgaaaaaagagaaaaagaaattaagttCTATTCTAGTATTGGaggaattatttatttcttgtaTCTGATTGCcaggttttaaaatttcaagtttGATGGCTGCGTGAGGAATAATTATTAAGAAACTTGGAATAGGGTCAGGGGAAAAAGGGGTTGTAAGTTAGTTTAAGGGACAATTTCGAATAGTTGAAGGAATAAAAGAAAGAGTGCCAAAAATATGGGAAAAGTGTCTCCAAAAGATAGGGAATTTAAGACAGCTAAGAAGAACAGGCGATTGAAGAGTTCAAGCAGTAAGTATCTGAAACCAGGCACTCTTGCTCAGCTTCGATACAGCAAGGCTTCGGCTGCCAAGTTGTGTACCGATCTTGGGAGGAAAAGGGTGGCTGTATTAGATGCCAAGAAACCAGAGGATGATAAtcttttgattgaaaataCGGTTATTGAGAGAAGCCCTTTGATGTTATCGCCCGTAGATTTGCACAAACAGAATAGTATGGTGAGGACTCCAAAGACACCTCGACCAGAAGACTTCGAATCAGAGTCAAGGCTTGAGTCTCTTCCTATGGATTTACTGGTATTTATTTGCACCCTTCAACCGTTGTCAATGTATTTGAATGAGACGTGTAGTGATGCTTGCATATGATGTTATAAGGTTAATAAGCATTTGAGCCACCGATTTAGATGCTGCAGAATTTACCAAGTAATtgctttttggtttttggttgTGGGCATGatgtttatttgttttggCAAGCATACAGGATGGTTATTCTTCACCGAGGATGGTGCatgttaacatcattttgttttctttgcttCTTTCTCGTGCCAATAGCCACATATTACTGAGCTGTTGAGAACCTTAACCTTGTTAATAATTGGATTAAAATGGAAGTGCAGCATACTTTCAGCTCCAAATGAGTTAAGTTATTCATTGTTAGAGTATACATGATTGCAAGTGGAATTTTGTAGAagcaaaatttctttgatatCAAGTGAAGTTTGTCATTTGGTCTCTAGTCTTCTTGCAAagtatctttttctttatattattattttgtgcTAGATTTGTTTTGGAAACCAGTACTTCGAATATAAAGTTAATGACTTTCTGTGCTGACTTAACAATCTGTTTTGAGCACATTTCTTCTAGATTTTAGTGATTGCATTTGATTTCTACAAAATTTGTCTATCTACATGCATCTAGATCTGGGCTAATTTGCATGATTGTTGTTATGTTCATAGATTATTGCCATGCCATAATTGggaatattttttatttctgcAAAGATACTaaaagatatgattaaatagTTCGTATACGAAGAAATAGTGTAGCCAAGATACTGATtttcaagttaaaaattacattttatcTTCCTCCCCGATATTTTGGATGATTGTTGCTATCTAGAACTGCTTGCTTTCCATTTTTTAGATATCCTTCCCCTCCCCCTGGGTACtgatttcaatttgttttggTCTGTTGAGGTTAAAATACTTTGTCACTTGCATCATGACCAGCTGAGGGCGGTTTTTCATGTTTCACAAAGGATAAGAAAGGCTGtaagtctctctctctttcccgCCCTCCGTGTGTGTGTGCACGTGCGCCTGTTTTGTGTGTGGATCATGTTAGAACCATTTATGTTTGTTGGGTACAGGTTTGCCTTGCAAGGCAATTTCACTTTAATTACACAACACCTGATCGCTCCAGGCAGGAGATGCTGAGTACAATGACACCAAGGCCAACAGAACACTGGCCCTTTATGAGGTAGGCATCTAGAGGTTTTAGGTCTCTCCAAGATTCTGTGAAAAGTAGAATCAGAGTTCgtcattttgtttacaatgTTTTGGATGTTGTTTCCAGCAAGGGTGATGGGAAAAGTATTTTGATGCGGAGCCCACACACTCCAAAAGCTCCAAGGCATGGTCCACGGCCACCTTCTCGTGTTAAAGTCACTGAGCTGAGGCAAATTGCTGCTGTGCTCTTCCAGGATTCAGGATTCCCATCCAGATGCATGGTACCGTCTGTTATCCCAAAGCCATTATGCAAATCTTTGGCTTCCAATAGAGTGCTATTCTATGAGGATGAGTTATGCCAGGCTGTTGCTCAAAATAAGCTTCGTTGATTTTCTTCCTGGTGTGTTTTCATCTCATCAGCTGGGTTCCTCTGTGTATAGTTTATTTCTCATTCCTATAGGAGATTGTAGTTAGATTAGGGAGTATCAAGTATGCAATTTTGTAGCTTGGCTTGGGCAGTTTTAGGTTATATGAAATTTCATATGAATCTTATCTGCATTAAGGGTTGGAAGATCTAGATGATGGAATTGTGGGGTTTTCACAATAATAGGTCCTGAACTGGTTGCTTGTATATCTTATTCttatatatatggtttgaaaGTATCATCGGTTGCCTTCTTCTCAATCCACTGGTTTTGGATTGAATTTTTGTTACATGCCATTTTCATTTCTGCTTGCAATTGTCTGATGCTGATGGTGACATTGCTTACCTTTTTTTGCTTATTGCAATTCATCTGGCTTCAGCTTTTGAGGTCAAGAACACCACGTTGGCTAGTAAATGATCAGATTGATTCTCTACTAGGCAAAGCCATGTGACAGAGTGAAGTGACATAAATCTTCCTAATCAAACAAGAGATAATTCACTTGGACTGTACCTGTCAAAAGACCCACCAAACTTGGACTTTGCTGAGGTAGGTGACGTGGGAGAGAACTAACAGGGCGGcagaagagaaataaaaaaagtattgaatatgtttatatttatatatagttTAATTTTCGTAAAATTATGTTGtgttcttttcattttatttgctTAAATGATAGATTGAGGATAGAGTGTACTTCTGTTGTACATGTGGTCATGTCGTGGACTGGTAGtatctctatttttcttgagGGAAAAACAAGGAGGTGGCTATATAACACatcaatttcaatttcgaATTTAATGagataattaatacaaatcttggtcataattaaaaataaaaggattATAATTGTTCTTTATACTTTCTTATCCCCATCATtttctcatatttttcattacaattattgtaaattatggaTATGATGATtgccttttttattctttctttacaCGAAAAAAGGCAGTGAAAGTTGGAATACGAGAACAATTCTTGAACTTCGCAAGAGGTAGCATAACGTAAGAGATCCATGCATTTGTTCTTCTCCAATGGCTTCCACCGTACCCTGGTGAGATTGATGACAATGAAGCAACTAGCACGATACCCTCTTGACTGAACTTGGCAGGGAAGAGGGAGAGAGAAGGGGAGGGTCAGAAAAATTCATTCAAGTGCATGTTGATTATGATTGGTACAAGGATCTTGTAGGCCTTGTCGGAGGGATGGTAGCCATCCCAGAACACGTATTTTGAGGCATCTGGGCATGATTTAGGGATGCTGAGAGGGTTACAGAGTATGCTGGCTTCTATCAGTCCTGTGCCACAACATCCTTTGTTTGTCACTTCAAACCCTGAATTTATACCCCGAAAGACATCAGAACAAGAAAAAggcaaatgaaaaaaaagagcaaTGATCGAAGCAATGAGATCACTGATTTTACCATATTTTGCAGGGTTTTGGATGAGGGAGAGCAATGGGTAATAGATGTCCAGAAAGATGAGCTTGGTGCCTGGAACGTTGAGTGAGGTCCTGAGAGAATCTATCATGCCAGACAGCTTGGCGTTGTAGAGGGATGCCAGTTGGTTTTCACCCTTGTAGCAGTCTCTGTTTGGGCCTCCGCCTAAGGTCCTCTGAGATGGCACGCACCCGATTGGTGGCAAACCCAACACTCCAATTCTTCTTGCTCCTAGCCCGTAGAGCTCCTGCCACAGGTTCCTAGCTAATTAGTTCAGGGTGAATAAATTGatagaattgaaatttttgaatcgAAGAATCGAATAGACCAATCAAATCAAACCGTTTTATCCGAATTTCGATAAGATCGTTTGGCTCAGCTCGTTTTTGCTCACCCCTGAGTAGCTAGATGGTAGGGGAGAGCACTAGTTGGTCGATTATGATAGTCGCCAAAGGTTGATTATGACATGACCTACTCGATTTTTTGTGCAAAAGGAAA
Protein-coding sequences here:
- the LOC18610728 gene encoding F-box protein At4g35930 encodes the protein MGKVSPKDREFKTAKKNRRLKSSSSKYLKPGTLAQLRYSKASAAKLCTDLGRKRVAVLDAKKPEDDNLLIENTVIERSPLMLSPVDLHKQNSMVRTPKTPRPEDFESESRLESLPMDLLVKILCHLHHDQLRAVFHVSQRIRKAVCLARQFHFNYTTPDRSRQEMLSTMTPRPTEHWPFMSKGDGKSILMRSPHTPKAPRHGPRPPSRVKVTELRQIAAVLFQDSGFPSRCMVPSVIPKPLCKSLASNRVLFYEDELCQAVAQNKLR